GGCCAGTGGCGGCTGGTACGACCTCACCGTGCAAGGCCCCGAGCAGTGGCTACGCCGCTTTGCCGGGCGCCTTGAGAGCGGCGAACACAGCATCAGCGACCCATTGATGGGTAAAGATTAAGGCTGCAAACGGTGTGCATGGTGACTATGCCATGCACACCACACCACCTAGATTTCACATAGCCATCATCCTAGCCAAACACTCCAGTGCAGCGACTTAAGTCCTAACCCGGTGCCCTTAAAAGAGCATTCGCAAGCCAAAGCCTCAGGTTTACAACCCAGACTCCACAACAAGGAGTCCAAACATGGGTCGAGCCACACTGATCGGCTATCTTTTACTGTCCTGCCTGATTGGCAATAGCTACGCCGAAAACATCAAGATCGGCCTTAACTATCCCCGCACAGGCAATTACAAAGACGAAGGGTTAGAACTGCGACGCGGTGCTCTACTCGCCGTGGATGAAATCAACAAAACCGGCGGTGTACTCGGTAAGCCGCTGGAACTGCTCAGCCGCAACACCAGCTCACAAGCCAGAAAAGCCGCCATTAACGTTGATTACTTTGCGCAACAAGGCGCGCACATGGTCTTTGGCGGTGCGACCAGTGAAGAAGCCATCGCCGCCGGGCAAAAGGCCCGGGAAAAAGGCCTGCTCTACTTCGCCACCCTCAGTTACGCCAATGATGTAACCGGCCAGCACGGCCACCGCTACCTGTTCCGCGAATCCAACAGTGCCTGGATGAGCGCCAAAGTGCTCAGCGAATACCTGTCTTGGCACATGCCACGCATGCGCTACCACTACATCATCGTCGACGATGCCTGGGGCCGCAGCATGGAAAACACCCTGCGCCTGACCACAGGCTCCACCGACCGCGCCCGCCATGGCCGCAGCGCCCTGCCCACTGGCGTAGTCAAACACAACCAATACCAAGCCGCGCTGGATAAAGCCGCCAACAGCAACGCCGATATCCTCGTGCTCGTCCTGCTAGGTGACAACCTGCAACGCAGCATGAGCTTGGTGCACAGCATGGGCCTGAAGAAGCGCATGCAGATCATCGTGCCCAACCTCACTAAAAGCGTGGTGCAAAAAGCCGGGCCCTTGGTGATGGAGGACGTAATCGGCACCGAAGCTTGGACCTGGAACCTGCCCGAACAAGACAACATCGAAACCGGCAAACAGTTCGTTGCCCGCTTTATCAAAGAACACAAGGAATACCCCGGCAGCACCAGCGCCTCCGCCTACTCCATCGTCAAACAGTGGGCCGATGCCGTGCAGCGAACAAACAGCCTGGACAGCGAGCAGGTGATCAAAGCCCTGGAAGACCACAGCTACAGCCTGCTCAAAGACACCCAAACCTGGCGCGCCTTCGACCACCAAAACGTGCAAAGCATCTACGCCGTGCGCGTGCGCAAACGGGACGAAATCATGAAAGACCCGTACAAACAGCACTACTTCGACATCATCCACCGCATGGACGGTGAACAAGCCGCCCCTACTGAAGATGACTGGCAGCAAGAGCGAGGTGAGGCGTTGCAGCTGGAATAAACACCTCGGCCGTAGCCTGGATTAGCCGCAGGCGTAATCCGGGTTTCGCTGGCACCGTCACCGCCGCGGGTATAAGCAGTAGCCTCCAAAATCATTCACGGCTAAAGCCGTTCCCACAGGGGCGGCAACTGTAGGAGCAGCTTTAGCCGCGAATGCTCACCACCACAAATCCCCTCTAGGAGTTGCTTCAGCCGCGAATAACCCTTTTACAGCTCACGCAATAACTCCAACTGCCGCTCTAGCTGCGCCACATGAGCCTTTTCTGCGCGCAGCCCGGCACTGAGTTCTTGCACCTGTATTTCCAACTGGTCACGTTGCTCACGCAGGTGTAGCAGTCTCGCCAGGCAATCCGCGCAGGTGCTTTGCAGATCACGGCGCAAATACAGCTGCCATAAGGCTCCCAGTGCTGCCGCGAAAGCCACCAGCGCACTGCCGCCCACCACACACCAGATCAGCCAGATTGCGTTCACCTTGATGCCACCCCGCACAGCCTTGAATGATGGCCGCAAGATATGTAGCGTTACGCGACACATCCAGAGTGTTTACGTGTACAGGTAAAGTTTTCGAACAGATGGAGGGATGATGAAGCGTCAACAGACTATCGAATCCGTGCGCTGGGATCTGGCGCTGCGTTATCGCCTGATCGAAACCGTGGCCTGGTGGGAGGGCCGCCTGACCACAACACACCTGATGCAGAGCTTTGGTATCAGCCGTCAGCAGGCATCCAAAGACATCAATACCTACATCAACGAACACGCGCCGAAGAACCTGGAATACGACAAGTTCCTCAAGGGTTACGTCCCCAGCAAGCACTTCACCCCGCTGTTTATCGACGACAGTGCCAGCGCGTATCTGCACCTGCTCAACCAGAATCAGGAACGCGCGCCGCATATTGAGGGCTTGGCGCTGGCCTACGCGCACACTGAGGTGCTGCGCGTGCCCGACCGCACCATCAAGCCTGAAGTACTGCGCCCGCTGCTTAAGGCCTGCCGGGAGGGGTTACGGCTGGAGTGTGAGTACGTGTCGTTTAACACACCGGATGGGGAAACCCGCCTGATTGTGCCGCACACCCTGATCTATTCAGGCATGCGCTGGCATGTGCGGGCGTATTGCGAGAAGAATCGGGACTACCGCGACTTTGTCCTGAGCCGCTTCCGGGGCGTGCCTGATTTGATGGAAGGCAGCAGCGAGCATACCCGCGAGCTGGATGATGACTGGAACACCCAAGCTACGGTGATCATCGAGCCGGACTCACGGCTCAAGCCTGAGCAACGACAGATTATTGAGGCGGATTACGGCATGGCGGACGGCCAGTTGCGCATCGAAAGCCGGGGTGCGCTGGTGCAATACGTATTGCAGCGCTACCAGCTGGACCCGACCAAGATTCACGCCAAGGCCACCGCGCAGCAGATTGTGGTGGCCAATCTGGATGAGATCCAGCGCTGGTTGTATCAGTAGCACCTGCCGCCGTAAGCCAGACGCGCCAGCAAGAGAAAAACCGGCAGCAAGGTGACAAGCAGAACGAGGTGGTTGGATAACAGCAGCATATTCATGGTGGTGCCTCCCGTGGTTGATGGCGCCACCTTAACCAGCCTCAGGGCGCTGCACGATATGTCTACTTTTCGCATGTAAACATTTCGTGCAGGTTCGCTGTTTACTGATCCACCCGCTCCATACGTGTCGACTCATAACGCGGATACAAATGGCTAACGCTGCGGATGAGTTCAAAGCGGGTCAGCGTCACCGCCGCAAAGCGTTCAGGAATCGGTGCGCGAATCAGCTCATTCATCTCAGCGCCCTGCTCAGCCCCCGTGCGCAACAGGCCATCGAGCCAGCCGAGGTAATCGCGCATTTGCACGAACGGCGCATCGTCGGTGGTCAGCGGGCCGTGGCCGGGGACGATCTGCTTCCACGGCAATGCCTGCAACTGATCAACATCCGCCAGCCAGACGTCCAGCCCCGGCGTGTTGGGCGTGGTCAACGCACGCTGGTAAAAGAGAATGTCTCCGGCAAACAGCACGCCCGTTTGTTCGTCCAGAATTGCCAGGTCCGCGCCGGTGTGGCCACGCAGCGCCAGCAGTTGCAGGCTGCGCCCTCCGATCTGGACAGTGCCGGTTTCGACGGTCTCAGTAGGCAACACCACTTCGGTGCCGCGCATCCAGTCACCGACGATGCGGTACATGTTTTCCGCCATGCCGTCGCCCTGCTCAGCCAGCAGGCGTGTGGTTTCCTTCAGCGCGGCAATCGGGACATCACGAAAGGCCTGATTGCCAAAGGCATGATCCGGGTGGTGGTGAGTCAGGATGACCTTAAGGATGGGTTTATCGGTGACTTTACCAATGGCAGCGCGCAGGGCTTCGCCATAGCGCTTGGAGATGCCGGTATCAATCACCACGACGCCCTGCTGCGTCTCGATAAACCCAACGTTGACGACCGCCCCACCGTTATCGGTCGAAAAGTTGTCGGTGCTGCCTTCCACCAGCCACACGCCATCAGCAATGCGTCGGGGTTCGAGTTTGTAGTCCAGCTGTGCGTGTGCCAATGAGCAGACCAGCCACGCCATCACCAATAACCAGCGCATCGTCAGCACTCCCGCTTACTGTCTTAGGGTCTCATCACCACATCACTGATCTGTACCAGAGGCTGGCTGTCAGTGAAGTTAGGCAGATCGCCCATGATGCGGTCTGCGTGGGGCGCGAAGGCCAGCTGGAACACTTCTGCACTATCAAAGTACAGGTGACCGATGGCACAAAACGGCTGTAGCGGATCGCTTTTGATGGCGGCATCCACCGCAATCCCTTTGCATGCGGTGCCGAGGCACTCGCGAACAATGGCCATGTGCTCGTTGCAGTAATAGTCGAGATCGAAACGCACACCAGCCTTATTGGGATACAGCACACTGACTTTGATCATGTGAACTCCTTAGCGGATAACGGCTGGCGCTCAGAGCGCTGCCTTGAATTCGTTGCCGTTGTTGTCGCGCAGCCACAGCTCGGCGCTGCCTTTGTCTTTGAGGTCGAGGCTGATGGTGGGGTTTTCACTGACTGCCGGGAACAGCTCCAGGGTCGCCAATGTATTGCCGTTCGCGTCACGCAGCTGAGCCTGGTTGAGGAAGAACTCAGGGATGCCGCTAATCAGGCCATTGTCCATCGGGTGGGAGACTTGCAGGCGCAGACGGCTTGAGTCTTCCAGTTCAAAGCGTTTACCGAGGACTTCACCTAAGCGGTCTTCCCAGCCTGGCTGGGCACGCACCACACTAGGAGCGGTACAACCACCACCCGCTGCATCAATTTGGGTTGAGCCGATATGCCACATGCCATCGCGGGTCTGCACCGCTGCGCGGATGGGTGTGGCCTGCTCAATGCGGATGCGGATGGCCAAACGCGGCAACACCTGCTCACCCGGCTGGAAGTCGACGATCTGTGGAATGGGGTTGAGTTCGGCCCAAGCCAAAATCCGCACCACGTCTTGCTTAAGCGCTGTGGCATCTATTTGGATCGGTACCTGGCGGGCGTCTTCAGCGAACGGAGGCGCGCTGAGGGTGACCTTCTCATCAAACACGAATGGCTCACCGCCGAGCAGTCGCTCGTGGTAGTAGTCCCACATCACCGAGGTGACCGGGTCGTTCTGCGCAGCCCGGCTGTCACAGGCGAAGGTAAACAACGCCAGTAGTAGAAATGAACGCCAATCAAGCTCCATAACACCCTCCGTTACTGCTTACCTCATTGTGTGGAATGGCTTTGGGGCTAGCCCCTTACCATTTTTATTCGCGGCTGAAGCCGCTCCTACAAGGGAGCTAACGGCCTGCCATTCTTACTCTCGCCCAACACCCTGTGGGAATGGCTTTAGCCGTGAAGCCTTTGCCGTTTTTATTCGCGGCTGAAGCTGCTCCTACAAGGGAGCTAACGGCCTGCCATTCTTACTCTCGCCCACCCCCTGTGGGAACGGCTTTAGCCGTGAAGCCTTTGTCGTTTTGGTTCGCGGCTGAAGCCGCTCCTACAAGGAGCTAACGGCCTGCCATTCTTACTCTCGCCCAACACCCTGTGGGAATGGCTTTAGCCGTGAAGCCTTTGCCGTTTTTATTCGCGGCTGAAGCCGCTCCTACAAGGGAGCTAACGGCCTGCCATTCTTACTCTCGCCCAACACCCTGTGGGAACGGCTTTAGCCGTGAAGGCTTTGCTATTTTGGGTCGCGGCTAAGCTGCCCCTACAGGTGCATCTTGTTATTCGGTCTCCTGATACAGCTCGGGTAGTTCATAACTCAGGCCGTAGCTGGCGTAGATCTTTTTCACCGCGCCACTCAGGATCAACTCTTCCAATTGCCCTTCCAAGGCATAGGCCAACTGTCGGTTTGTCTCATGAACAGCCATGCCGATATCCCAGACCTGACGCCCCATGTTCGGGTAGGCATTTTCAGCCAGTGCCAGCTTCTTATCCTTAGCCTGGCCATACAGCCACTGCACTTCACCACGCATTGCCATTACGGCATCCACCTCGCCTGCCTTCATGCCGGCAAACGCTTGCTCTGGGTTGGTGTAATGGTGGGTCTGCTTGCTCAGCGAACCTTCAAATACAGATGACAGGTAGAACGAGGGCACGCTCTCAACCTCTACCCCAATGGGGTGGGTGCGGAACACCGCCACACTCGGTACAGACTCAAGGCGGCGAGTATCAAACGCCACCTGCCAGCGCTCACGCTGATAGGGGCCAAACATCACGACCAGTTCATTAACCAGCTCGCCCAGCTCGTTGCGTTTGTAGGAGAACTCACGGTCGTACGGCACCCGCAGCATCACATCGGCCAGCTCTTGAGGGCGCAGGTAATGGCCTTTCCAGATGTAATCGCGCAGGTCATCGTCGAGCTTCTCGCCCGGCGGCGCCCAGATCACTTCCAGACGCACACCAAGGCCTTTAGCCAGGGCCTTGGCGATTTCGTAATCGGTTCCCCGTGGTTTGCCGTCTTGCTGGAAGCTGTAAGGAGGGAAATCTTTGTAGAGAGCAACCTTGATGTAGCCCGACTCAATGATGGTGTCGTAATCACGCACTTGAGCCTGCAGTGGCAAGCACAGCAGGCTCAGTACGCTAAACAGTACACCCAACACCCAAAGGTGACGGCGCATGACTGTTACTCCTCGATAGCCACGCTCTCAAGGTAAGAACGCACAGCCCAGAGGGCTTCTTGGCTCAGGTAGTCAGCCATTTTCGGCATGTAAACGCGGCCATCACGGACAGCACCGTTGATCACGCGCTCTTTGAACCACTCATCTCCCATTGCGCCTTTTTCCAGCAAACGCAGGTCAGGCGCGATGCCACCGGACTTAGCCTCCAGACCGTGGCACGCTGCACAGTTCTGGTTGTAGGCAGAGGCACCAATTTCGATGGCGCGTGGGTTGTCGCGGTACGGGTTCTCATCGCGCCACTCTTCACCCAACGGCTCCAGACCATCCGTTTTAACCGCCTGCGGAACTACGTCACCGTGAGCCCAAATATTGGCCGAGAAGGCCAGTGCAAGCAGGGCGAAAACATTCTTCTTGTTAACCTTCATGTTCGGAGCCTCATAACAGTAGTGCACGCAAATTCAGCTCACGCAGAGCTTGACTGCGAGCATCTTAGGAAGAGGCCAGCCCCCATCGAATTCTGCTTTGGTCGTCCGTTTCTACTCCCTTGGTAGTAGGGCTTACGACCATCAATAGACGCGCTTTAGCAGCAAGGCTAATTCATGACCGACTTGGGAAGTCTTCCCGACAAGGGCGGGAGTTTTTCCGTATCGACTTAAAGCGCCTGGTTTCACTATCAACTGGCCAGGTCGCCACCCAGGCCGGACCGGTAAATTCCTCACCACGATGGGA
The Pseudomonas mendocina DNA segment above includes these coding regions:
- a CDS encoding ABC transporter substrate-binding protein, with protein sequence MGRATLIGYLLLSCLIGNSYAENIKIGLNYPRTGNYKDEGLELRRGALLAVDEINKTGGVLGKPLELLSRNTSSQARKAAINVDYFAQQGAHMVFGGATSEEAIAAGQKAREKGLLYFATLSYANDVTGQHGHRYLFRESNSAWMSAKVLSEYLSWHMPRMRYHYIIVDDAWGRSMENTLRLTTGSTDRARHGRSALPTGVVKHNQYQAALDKAANSNADILVLVLLGDNLQRSMSLVHSMGLKKRMQIIVPNLTKSVVQKAGPLVMEDVIGTEAWTWNLPEQDNIETGKQFVARFIKEHKEYPGSTSASAYSIVKQWADAVQRTNSLDSEQVIKALEDHSYSLLKDTQTWRAFDHQNVQSIYAVRVRKRDEIMKDPYKQHYFDIIHRMDGEQAAPTEDDWQQERGEALQLE
- a CDS encoding WYL domain-containing protein, whose translation is MKRQQTIESVRWDLALRYRLIETVAWWEGRLTTTHLMQSFGISRQQASKDINTYINEHAPKNLEYDKFLKGYVPSKHFTPLFIDDSASAYLHLLNQNQERAPHIEGLALAYAHTEVLRVPDRTIKPEVLRPLLKACREGLRLECEYVSFNTPDGETRLIVPHTLIYSGMRWHVRAYCEKNRDYRDFVLSRFRGVPDLMEGSSEHTRELDDDWNTQATVIIEPDSRLKPEQRQIIEADYGMADGQLRIESRGALVQYVLQRYQLDPTKIHAKATAQQIVVANLDEIQRWLYQ
- a CDS encoding quinoprotein relay system zinc metallohydrolase 1, with the protein product MRWLLVMAWLVCSLAHAQLDYKLEPRRIADGVWLVEGSTDNFSTDNGGAVVNVGFIETQQGVVVIDTGISKRYGEALRAAIGKVTDKPILKVILTHHHPDHAFGNQAFRDVPIAALKETTRLLAEQGDGMAENMYRIVGDWMRGTEVVLPTETVETGTVQIGGRSLQLLALRGHTGADLAILDEQTGVLFAGDILFYQRALTTPNTPGLDVWLADVDQLQALPWKQIVPGHGPLTTDDAPFVQMRDYLGWLDGLLRTGAEQGAEMNELIRAPIPERFAAVTLTRFELIRSVSHLYPRYESTRMERVDQ
- a CDS encoding EthD family reductase gives rise to the protein MIKVSVLYPNKAGVRFDLDYYCNEHMAIVRECLGTACKGIAVDAAIKSDPLQPFCAIGHLYFDSAEVFQLAFAPHADRIMGDLPNFTDSQPLVQISDVVMRP
- a CDS encoding quinoprotein dehydrogenase-associated SoxYZ-like carrier; amino-acid sequence: MELDWRSFLLLALFTFACDSRAAQNDPVTSVMWDYYHERLLGGEPFVFDEKVTLSAPPFAEDARQVPIQIDATALKQDVVRILAWAELNPIPQIVDFQPGEQVLPRLAIRIRIEQATPIRAAVQTRDGMWHIGSTQIDAAGGGCTAPSVVRAQPGWEDRLGEVLGKRFELEDSSRLRLQVSHPMDNGLISGIPEFFLNQAQLRDANGNTLATLELFPAVSENPTISLDLKDKGSAELWLRDNNGNEFKAAL
- a CDS encoding transporter substrate-binding domain-containing protein — encoded protein: MRRHLWVLGVLFSVLSLLCLPLQAQVRDYDTIIESGYIKVALYKDFPPYSFQQDGKPRGTDYEIAKALAKGLGVRLEVIWAPPGEKLDDDLRDYIWKGHYLRPQELADVMLRVPYDREFSYKRNELGELVNELVVMFGPYQRERWQVAFDTRRLESVPSVAVFRTHPIGVEVESVPSFYLSSVFEGSLSKQTHHYTNPEQAFAGMKAGEVDAVMAMRGEVQWLYGQAKDKKLALAENAYPNMGRQVWDIGMAVHETNRQLAYALEGQLEELILSGAVKKIYASYGLSYELPELYQETE
- the pedF gene encoding cytochrome c-550 PedF; the encoded protein is MKVNKKNVFALLALAFSANIWAHGDVVPQAVKTDGLEPLGEEWRDENPYRDNPRAIEIGASAYNQNCAACHGLEAKSGGIAPDLRLLEKGAMGDEWFKERVINGAVRDGRVYMPKMADYLSQEALWAVRSYLESVAIEE